A genomic stretch from Lysobacter ciconiae includes:
- the tmk gene encoding dTMP kinase codes for MTLQLQPRLITLEGGEGAGKSTVLAQLRETLESAGESVVCTREPGGTPLAEQIRDLLLSPGHEPPTPETELLLMFAGRAQHVRGTILPALASGSWVISDRFTDASYAYQGAARGGDRDFIAELERRVVGIVPGMTLLLDVPVETGLQRVRGRGTADRIESEAHGFFDTVRRAYLARADAERSRFRVIDASRPATVVAGEAVAHLLAYRETLL; via the coding sequence GTGACTCTGCAGCTGCAGCCCCGCCTGATCACCCTGGAAGGCGGTGAAGGCGCGGGCAAATCGACCGTATTGGCGCAATTGCGCGAGACGCTGGAATCGGCCGGGGAGTCGGTCGTCTGTACCCGCGAGCCCGGCGGCACGCCGCTGGCCGAGCAGATTCGCGACCTGCTGCTGTCGCCCGGCCATGAGCCGCCCACGCCTGAAACCGAGCTGCTGCTGATGTTTGCCGGCAGGGCCCAGCACGTGCGCGGAACCATCCTGCCCGCGCTTGCGTCCGGTAGCTGGGTGATCAGCGATCGTTTCACCGATGCCAGCTACGCCTACCAGGGCGCGGCGCGCGGCGGTGACCGCGACTTCATCGCCGAACTGGAACGGCGCGTGGTCGGCATCGTGCCGGGCATGACCCTGCTGCTGGACGTGCCGGTCGAGACCGGCCTGCAGCGTGTGCGCGGGCGCGGTACGGCGGACCGGATCGAGTCCGAGGCCCATGGGTTCTTCGATACGGTGCGGCGTGCCTACCTGGCGCGCGCCGACGCGGAGCGCTCGCGGTTCCGGGTGATCGACGCCAGCCGGCCGGCAACGGTCGTGGCAGGCGAGGCCGTGGCCCATTTGCTGGCCTATCGGGAGACCCTGCTGTGA
- a CDS encoding DNA polymerase III subunit delta' (catalyzes the DNA-template-directed extension of the 3'-end of a DNA strand; the delta' subunit seems to interact with the gamma subunit to transfer the beta subunit on the DNA) — MTGFSPWQQRVHDRTALALDSGRLGHALLFCGPARLGKLAVAERLANRLLCTERTAEGGACGACRSCRMFASRSQADPVETRPDGSLAFPQGRSGHPDLLQVSFAINDKARPPKPRTEIVIEQIRRLSEQMTLSAQYGQTKIAIIDPADAINHAGANALLKTLEEPVAGRYLWLVSAHPSRLSATIRSRCQRIEFRMPPRAEALAWLQDSGRPAALAEEALDAARGHPGLATEWLQSDALALRRQVATDLERVATGEAGVVETAQRWAADANADLRLQFAADLAVARTASDLTDPARTRSLTEWFERANRARELMRTTVRSDLVLVELLRAWRAGESRRTAGQSRG; from the coding sequence GTGACCGGTTTTTCGCCCTGGCAGCAGCGCGTGCATGACCGCACCGCGCTGGCGCTGGACAGCGGACGACTCGGGCACGCTCTGTTGTTCTGTGGTCCGGCGCGGCTGGGCAAGCTGGCCGTCGCCGAGCGCCTGGCCAACCGCCTCCTGTGCACCGAGCGGACGGCGGAAGGCGGGGCTTGCGGCGCGTGCCGCAGTTGCCGGATGTTCGCCTCGCGAAGCCAGGCCGATCCGGTCGAGACCCGCCCGGATGGATCGCTGGCGTTTCCGCAAGGTCGCAGTGGCCATCCGGACCTGCTGCAGGTCAGCTTCGCGATCAACGACAAGGCGCGCCCGCCCAAGCCGCGTACGGAGATCGTGATCGAGCAGATCCGCCGCCTGTCCGAACAGATGACGCTCAGCGCCCAGTACGGGCAGACCAAGATCGCCATCATCGATCCGGCCGATGCGATCAACCACGCCGGTGCCAACGCCCTGCTGAAAACGCTCGAGGAGCCGGTCGCGGGCCGCTATCTGTGGCTGGTCAGCGCGCATCCCTCGCGCCTGTCGGCGACCATCCGCAGCCGCTGCCAGCGCATCGAATTCCGCATGCCGCCGCGCGCCGAGGCGTTGGCCTGGCTGCAGGATTCGGGGCGCCCGGCCGCGCTGGCCGAGGAAGCCTTGGATGCCGCACGCGGGCATCCCGGACTGGCCACCGAATGGTTGCAGAGCGATGCGTTGGCACTGCGCCGGCAGGTGGCGACGGACCTGGAGCGCGTGGCCACCGGCGAGGCCGGCGTGGTGGAAACCGCGCAGCGCTGGGCCGCGGACGCCAACGCGGACCTGCGCCTGCAGTTCGCCGCGGATCTGGCGGTGGCGCGTACCGCCAGCGACTTGACCGATCCGGCCCGTACCCGCAGTCTCACCGAGTGGTTCGAGCGGGCCAACCGGGCGCGCGAACTGATGCGTACCACGGTCCGCTCGGACCTGGTGCTGGTGGAGCTGTTGCGGGCATGGCGCGCCGGCGAATCACGCCGAACCGCTGGACAATCAAGGGGTTAG
- a CDS encoding PilZ domain-containing protein: MSASGARQGIVSLALKDKAGLYNAYMPYIRHGGIFVATPNRYFLGDEVFLLLTLPESGERMPVAGKVIWVTPAGAQGSRPAGIGIQFSEGAEGETVKGKIEALLAGTLDAERATHTM, encoded by the coding sequence ATGAGTGCATCGGGAGCCCGTCAGGGCATTGTGTCATTGGCCCTGAAGGACAAGGCGGGGCTCTACAACGCCTACATGCCCTACATCCGACACGGCGGCATATTCGTGGCCACGCCCAACCGCTACTTCCTCGGCGACGAGGTGTTCCTGCTGCTGACGCTGCCCGAGTCGGGCGAGCGCATGCCGGTCGCGGGCAAGGTCATCTGGGTGACGCCGGCCGGTGCGCAGGGCAGCCGCCCGGCCGGCATCGGCATCCAGTTCAGCGAAGGCGCCGAGGGCGAGACGGTCAAGGGCAAGATCGAGGCGCTGCTTGCCGGCACGCTTGACGCCGAGCGCGCCACCCACACGATGTAG